GGTGGCCGCGTACTTCCTCCTGCTCTCCTCCTACGTCTTCAGCGTGCTGGGCATGCTCGCGGCCGTCTGGGCGGAGAAGTTCGAGCAGATCAACTTCTTCCCCACCTTCGTGATGCTGCCCCTCACCTTCCTGGGCGGCGTCTTCTACTCGGTGCGGGAGCTGCCCTCGCCGTGGAACACCGTCAGCCTCTTCAACCCCATGGTCTACATGGTGGAGGGGCTGCGCTACGGCATGCTCGGCCGCAGCATCTACTCGCCCCTGGGCGGCGGCCTCATCCTGGCCGGCGTCGCCCTGGTGGCCACCCTCGTGACCTGGTTCGTGTTGCGTTCCGGATACAAGATGAAGGCCTGAGGGCGGCCCCGCACCTACATTGGCCCCCTGGAGAGGGGGCCCTGTGGGGTAATGGCTGACCGGCCATTTCCCAACCGGTGAGAAACAGGGCTATTCTCCGCCGCACATCATGGCTGTGCCATTCGGTAAGTACGAGCTGTTGCGGAAGATTGCCTCCGGGGGAATGGGGCAGATCTTCCTGGCCCGCGAGCACGGGACGGGCTTCGAGCGACTTGTCGTCCTCAAGCTCATCCTCCCCCACCTCGCGGAGGACGATGAGTTCCTCTCCATGTTCCTCGATGAGGCGGGCCTGGTTGCGCGCCTGACGCACCCCAACCTCATCACCATCCTCGACCTCACGGAAATCGAGGGACGGCACTGCCTGGCCATGGAGTACGTCCAGGGTGACGACCTGCGTCGTCTGGACAAGTTCTCCCGGGCGCAGAGCAGGCCGATGCCGGTGGGCTTGATTCTCCGCGTCATCGCGGACGCGGCGGCGGGGCTCCACTACGCGCACGAGGCGCGTGACGCGCAGGGCAAGCCGCTGCGGCTGGTGCACCGCGACGTGTCCCCGCAGAACATCCTCGTCGGCTTCGACGGCGGGGTGAAGGTCATCGACTTCGGCGTGGCCAAGGCGGCCACCAGCAGCCAGAACACGGCCACCGGCGTCCTCAAGGGGAAGTACCCCTACATGTCCCCCGAGCAGGCGAGCGGGCAGGCCATCGACGCGCGCAGCGACTTGTTCGCGCTGGGCGTCGTGATGTGGGAGCTGCTGACGGGCAAGCGCCTCTTCAAGGGCGACTCGGACATGATGACGCTGCGGCTGGTGAAGGACTGCGTGGTGCCGCGGCCCTCTCAGCTCAACCCCAAGCTGCCGCCGGGGCTGGATGAGGTGGTGCTCAAGGCGCTGGCGCCCACGCCAGACGCGCGCTACCCGGACTGCGGCGCCTTCCGGCTGGCGCTGGAGGACTACACGCTCAACCTGCGGCTGCCCTCCAGCAGCGCGCACCTGTCCGCGTACCTGCGCGAGGTGTACGCCGAGCGCATCGCCACGGAGGCGGACCCGGCGAAGCTGGACCAGCTCGCCGAGGACTCGGACCTGGACTCGCGCTCCAACTCCTCGATGAGCGGCGTGGGCGGTGGGCCGCGCTCGTCCGCGTCGCGCGCGCTGGGCCGCTCGGTGCAGGGCCCCGGCCCGGCCACGCGCTCGCGCCAGGCGGGGTCCCCGCCGCCGCCCCCGCAGCAGCTGGAGAAGACGCGAGGCACCGCGCCGCTGGCCCGTCCTCCCGAGGAGCCCCGGCGCGTGCCCTGGGTGCCGGTGGCCGCCGCGGGCGTGGGCCTGCTGCTGGCGGGCGCCGCCGTCGTCTTCCTGCGCACGCCCGCGGAGGCGACGCCGGTGGTGCAGCCGGCGCAGCCCCAGCCGGTGGTGGCGGTGCCGCACACGCCGGAGCCGCTCCCGACGAAGGTCCCCACGCAGGACAGGCCCCAGGCCGTCGCGGGCGTGGAGCTGCCGGTCATCACCGAGCCCCCCGGGGCCACGGTGAGCGTCAACGGCGAGGAGCGCGGTGAGACGCCGCTGCGCCTGAAGCTCGCGCCGGGCGACGGGCCGGTGTCGGTGACGCTCGCGCTCAACGGGTACGAGCCGGTGACGCGGCAGGTGTCCCCCACGGACGACGAGCTGCGGCTGGAGCTGCGGCGCCAGGCCGGCAAGGCCAACGGCGGGAAGAAGCACACGGGCTCCGGGCAGGGCGGGAACCTGGGCATCAAGACGGGCCGCTGAGCCCTCGAGGGCCGCCCGTGTGGCGGCCTGCCCCGGGCCCGCGCTCGAGGCCCGCGGCCTACTGGAAGCCCGACTCGAACAGGAGCTTCGGCTCGTCGGGCTGGTCCTCGTCTTCCCCGTACAGCTTGAAGTTGAGCCGGGCCCTGTCTCCGTCGAGGTCCACCTCGATGGTGCCCACGTTGAGGCCACCCACGGGCTGCTGGAGCACGCGCGCCATGCTGCCGCCCAGCAGGTGGATGCGCGCGCGGTCCCCGTCCAGGTCGCTCATGGCGAAGTGCGTGCGGGGGATGTGGCGCGCCAGGTGCCAGTCCATCGACGACATCTTGTGGGTGATGGAGCTGGACACGAACTGGTGGAGCGACGTCGGCGGCTGCGTGCGCCAGTCACACCGGGCCGCGTAGCCCACGTGCACGTCACCGCAGACCAGCACCACCTGCTGCCGGGGATGGTGCTGCTGGTGGCGCTTGATGAGCTCCAGCATCCGGCAGCGGTCCGTGCGGTACTGCGGGTGCATCCACCGGTCGTGCGCGTCCTCGCGGAAGCTGCCCGGCACGTACCGGGCGACGCGCGACAGCCAGGACGGCATGAAGAACGGCGGGACGCTCAGCATGATGAAGAGCACCGGCGCGTCGGCGTTCGCGTTCAGCCACGTGGAGAAGTGCTCCAGCTGGTGGGGCGCGAAGACGCGCGCATGGTCTCCATCCGTGGACCGGCGCTCGGAGCGCACGTCGAGCACGTAGCCCGCCGCCGCGCCGTACTCGAAGGAGTAGTCGTACGGGCCCTCGTCGCCGGGCCTGAAGGCCTGCACGCGCGAGTGCTGGTAGTCGCGGTACGCCGCCTCCGCCGCGTCGCGCACGTGGCGCCACTGCTTCGTGTGGTGCTCGGGGAGCGAGCCGTAGTTGTCCACCACCTCGTGGTCATCGAGGATGGGGTAGCCGGGGAACAGCGCCTGGAGCGCGAGCCAGTCCGGGTGGCCCCAGTTGCGCCGGTAGCGCCCGTGGTACACCGCCCGCGCCTCGTCGTGGGTGCACTCGAGCATGCTCTCGCGGCCCGGCGGTCCCACCGTCTTGAAGTACTCGGGGTCGAACAGCGACTGATTCTCCGGGAAGTCCGCGTAGAGCTGGTCCCCCGCCCACAGCACCAGCTTCACGTCGCAGCGCTCCCACGCGGTGCGCGCGAGGCGCAGCATCCGCACGCCCAGCTCGTGCAGCTCCCCGTTCATGTCGAAGGGCTGGTGGCAGCTCGCCACGCCGATGCAGAAGCGCCGGGGCATCTGGCCGGGCCTCGCTGGAAGCGTCTCGAACCGCCCCTCTCCGACGAGCACGCCATCCGCGCGGCTCAGCCGGAAGCCGTAGCGCGTCACCGGCTCCAGCGGCCGGGCGCCGGGGACGTCGTCCGGAAAGGCGAAGGCGAAGGTATGGTCGGCGTGGGCGCGGTCTCCCATGTCCACCGCGTAGGTGACGCGCTCGGACGGCACCGCCGCGAGCCACAGCTCCAGCCGGTGTGTTCCCCCGCCCGGTGAGCGCATCCAGAGGCGCGCGCCGCGCGGGCTCACCCGCCCCACCGCCACGGCGCGCTCAAGCTGCGGAACCCCCGTCGTCATGCCCTCACATTGGTGTCTCCGGGGGCTGCGGACCACCATCCGCACGCTCGAAGCCCCGCGGTGCCCTGCCCTGCCCCACCGCATGGAGGGCAGCCAGGGAAGCGGCATCGGGCGGGGCGTTCCGGACCCTTCCTCTCCCCTCCTGAAAATCCCCCTTAATTATTTTTCAAGACGGCGGCGGGCGCGGGCCCTCCTGGGGGACGGAAACCCACAGAGGCCCCGACCGCATGACTCCAGAATCCGTCCATCGCTCCGCCGCCCCCGTGACGGGTGCGCCGAGCCGACGCCCGCCGCTCGTCGTGGCCGGCCTGGGCGCCCTCGTCCTGCTCTCGGGCGTGGCACTGCTCATGCGGGGCGCCGGTGACGCGGAGTCCCGCGCCGCCGCCGAGGCCGTCGCCACCGCCGCGCGCAAGCAGGCCCCGTCCGGGCCGGAAGGCACGGGCGGCCACTCCGGCCAGGGCCACGCGCAGGAGGAGGAGGCGCCGCCGCGCTTCGACGCCACCCTCTGCTGGCAGGACCTCGAGCGCTTCAACGAGGCGGTGACGATTGGGAACTTCCGCCAGTGGGCCGCGCCCCTGCTCGCGTCGAAGGACCCCAACGTGCGGGACTACCTGCGCGAGCGCCTCACGGAGCTCATCGGCAACGACGCGGCCAGGGCGACGGAGGTGCTGGGCTGGGCCCGTGACGCGCAGCCGCGCGAGTTCAACGTCATCCTGATGGCGCTGCGTGCCTCGGAGGCCGTGCACCAGCCGGCCGTCGCCGCGCGGCTGCTGGACGAGGGGCTGAACCTCGAGCTCGACGGCCCGCGCCGCGCCGGCATCCTCTCCGCGCTGGACTCGCAGAAGCGGCTGGAGCCGGCGGCGCTGGACAGGCTGGCGGCGTTCGCGAAGGAGCCGGTCTCCGGCGAGGCGGGCTGGGCCGCCACGCGCACCATCGCCCGCGTCATGAAGCGCGACTTCAACGCGAAGGGGAACCTCGCGCCGTACATGGACAAGCTGCTCACCATCGGCACCGAGTCGCCCGACGAGGAGATTCGCTACCTGGCGCTGTCCATGCCCATGCACGCGACGCCCGTGCTGGATGAGCAGACCACCGCGCGCTACTCGAAGGTCCTCACCAGCGAGGGCAGCCCGGACGGCCGCGAGGCCGCGGCGCACAACCTCTCCGTGTCGGGCGGTGACAAGGCCCGGACGCTGGCGCTGTTCGCCCGGTCCTTCCAGACCGAGCAGGAGGTGTGCGTGCGCTGGGCCCTGTTCCGCTTCGCCGCGCGCGTGGCCGGCCAGCAGGCGCTCCCGGTGATGGCGGAGATGGCCCTCGTCGACCCGCGCTTCCAGCCCCAGCACCAGGTCTTCGAGCGCATCTACGCCAGCGGCACCCTCGACTTCGTGCGGGTGTGGAACAGCCTGCCCGACCAGGACCCCTTCGGCTGCCTCGACCGCCACGAATGAGCACGGAGCCCTCCGCCATGCTGCGTCCCTCCATCTTCCGCGCGAGCACGCTCGGCCTGCTCGCCCTCACGCTCTGCCCCCTCCTGCCCCTTCCGGCCGCCGCGCAGCAGGAGGCGCCCGCCCTCCGGCCCCAGGCCTGCTCCGTCGGCGGGCTGATGGACAGCATCCGCCGCGGGCTCGGCTCGAAGTCCGAGGCGTACAAGAAGTACCTGCGCACGCTGCTGCGCGAGTCCGCCGTCACCCTGCCGGACGCGGAGCTGCGCGCGGCCTTCGAGCGTGAGACGGACCCCGTCATGGTGGAGCACCTCGCCGCCGCCCTGGTGGCGCGCACCGAGCGCGGCGCGGACCCCGGCGCCATGGGCGTGGTGGCCAGGCGCATCCAGCAGGAGCGCGACCCGGCCCTGCGCGTCGCCAGCCTGCGCGCCCTGCGGCGCACCAGCGCCACCGAGAACACGGGCGAGCTGTACGAGCAGCTGGTGCGGGATGCCTCGCCCGAGGTGCGCCAGGAGGCCGCGACGAACCTCATCGAGGACAACCAGTTCGTCTACTCGGGCCACCACGGCCCGGCCGCGGACGCGGCGGTGGGCGCGGCGGCGGCCTCCACGGACCCGAAGGTGACGGCGCGAATCCTGGACAACGTCTCCACCGAGCACATCAGCGCGGAGTCGACGGACCAGCTCAAGTCGCTGCTGCGCAGCGACGATGCCCAGGTGCGCCGGGCGGCGGTCAACGCGCTGGGCGGGGTGCCCACGGAGCAGATGGGCGGCGCCCGCGAGACGCTGCTCGCCATGTACCGCGGCGAGCAGGACTCCGGCGTCCGCAAGCTGCTGCTGCAGAGCCTTGCGCAGCTCGGCTTCGCCGGAGCGATTCCCGACCTCCAGCGGCTGCGCGGCGTGGACCCCGCGCTGGCGCCGGAGGTAGACGCCTGGATTCGGGTTCTCGGCATGGGCCTTCAGGAGTGGAGCCTGATCCTGAGGGAGAAGCAGCGGTTGCAGCAGGCTCCATGACAAGCACGAGCAGTCCCATCGGGGGCCGCTGTGACGGCCCGAAAGGAACGAAGATGCGGAGCTTCATGAAGACGGGTCTGGCGGCACTGGCCTCGCTGGCGCTGGTTCCCGCGGCGGTGACGGCGCACGAGGTTCGCGGCACGCACACCGGCACGGTGACGGCCCTCACCACCTATCCCAGCAGCGGCAGGTACCACGGCGCCATCGATATCGGCGCCGGCGGCCGGTGCAACTACTGGGGCGCGGAGACGGGCGTGGTGGGCTCGGTGTCCTGGAACGTCACCATCCGCACCACGGGCGTCGTGTGCAACGGCAGCGGCAGCGGCAACCAGAACGAGGCGAAGCACGTCTGGCAGAGCGGCTGGACGTTCCGCCAGTGGCACTTCATCAAGACGAGCGACTCGTACGACCGCACGTGTGACCGCTGCCAGGTCGGCAACATCGGAGGTACCGGCAACGCCAGCGGCCCGCACGCGCATCTGCAGCAGGACAAGCTCGGGACCAACGACACGTCCTGGTACCAGGGCTACACCAGCCAGGGCGAGGCCGTCAGCCGCTCGGAGACCCTCGGCTACCTGGACTAGCGCCTCGCGCGCTTCCGGCCGGGGGGCGGCGCTCCACCCTCCCCCTCCGCTTCCCGGCCGGGAGCCTCGTAAGGGCTCAGCCCACCTTCAGGCCCTTGGGGCGGGCCATCAGCCGGTCGACGTAGGCGTCGATGGTCGCCCGGCCCGTCTTCGCGCCCTGGATGCGCATCCAGATGAACATCGAGCCGAGCATGACGTCGGCGGCGGTGAACCAGTCGCCGAACAGCCAGGGCCCGTCGCCGAGCTCGCTCTCCACCGCGTTCAACATGCTCTCGTAGTCCGTCCAGCCGCGCTGGGGCGCCGTCTGCTGCTTCATCAGGTGGTCGCCCACGGAGGGCTCCACCTGCGCGGTGGCGTACACCAGCAGCGACAGGTAGCGCCCGCGCTCCGGGGCTCCGATTTTCGGCGCGAGGTTCGCCTCGGGGTACTTGTCCGCCACGTAGATGCAGATGGCCGGCCCCTCGAAGACGCGGGCCGCGCCGTCCACCAGCGCGGGCAATTTCCCGGCGGGATTGATTTTCAGGTACTCGGGCGTCTTGTGCTCGCGCTTCCCGAGGTCGATGGGCACCAGCTCGTACTTGGCGCCGGCCTCATCGAGCAGCCACTTGGCGATGGTCGCACGGCTCCTGGGATTGAAATAGAGCTTCATCTCGACGCCTCCTGCGGTTGGGGACCTTCACTCTCCGTGTAGCAGAACGCCTCGATGCGGCGGCGCATTCGTCGCCTACCCGCGCCGCTTCGCGCCCAGCCTCGCCCCGGGAGAGTCCGGCTCCTTGGGCAGGTGCCGCAGCCCCATCCAGCCCAGCGCGGCGACATGGCGCGCCACATGGTCGATGGAGAACGAGCGCCCGTCCGCGGCCCACCACTGCCCCACCTGCGTCACCATGCCCACCAGCGCATTCGCGTAGATGGGCGCCACCTTCGGGTTGAACCCCGCGCGCTCGAACTCGCTGCGGAAGATGTCACCCACCCGCTGCGCCAGGTCATCGATGACGCGCGTCAGGCCCCGGCGCGCGGTGCTCAGCGGCGAGTCGCGCGTGAGCACCGCGAAGCCCGCGGGCTCCTCCTTCGCGTACGTCATGAAGGCCAGCACCGCCGCCTCGAAGCGCTCGCGTGGCGAGCCCTGGGAGATGCTCTCCGACATGCGCGCCACCAGGTCGTCCATCTCCCGGTCCACGATGGCCGCGTACAGCCCCTCCTTCGCGCCGAAGTGCTCGTAGACGATGGGCTTCGACACGCCCGCCTGCTGGGCAACCTCCTCAATCGAGGTCGCTTCGTAGCCGTGCGAGGCGAAGACCCCCCGCCCGACCTCCATCAGCTGGACCCGCCGCTCAGCCGCCGTCAGTCGTTTCTTCGCCGCCAAGTTGACCTCCAACCTACCCGCGAGTAACTTACTCCAACGAAACCTACTGGCCAGTAACCAGTCGGCCGAGCTGGAGCCTCCCATGTACCTCGCCCTCTGTGGAGCCGTCTTCCTGGCGGCGTATCTGCTCAACATCCTCACGATTACGGTGGGTTACCACCGGGGCCTCGCGCACAAGGCGGTGCGCCTGCACCCGGCGCTGAAGCGGGTGGTGATTGTGGGCGGCAACTGGCTCACGGGCCTGGACCCGAAGGCCTGGGTGGTGATGCACCGGCTGCACCACGAGCACTCGGACACGCCGCTGGACCCGCACTCGCCCGTGAACGTGGGCATCCTCGGCATCGGCATGGAGCAGCTGCGCAACTACAAGCGCGTCATCATCGGGCTGGCGCGCGAGGAGCCGGAGTACACGCGCTATGCGAAGGACCTCGACTTCCCGCTCAACGCGCTGAACCGCACGAAGCGCTGGTACCTGCCGTACCTGCTGCACGCCGCCGTGGGCCTGGGGCTCGGGTTCGGCATCGGGTGGCTGCTGGGCGCGGCCTACTTCTTCGGGATGATGAGCCACCCGGTGCAGGGCGGCCTCGTCAACTCGCTGGGGCACGCGGTGGGCGGGCGCAACTTCGACACGGACGACAACTCGCGCAACAACCACCTGGCCGCGTGGCTCATCTTCGGTGAGGGCTTCCAGAACAACCACCACCGCTACCCGGGGTCCGCGTCCTTCTCCTACCGCCGCCACGAAATCGACATGGGCTACGGCGCCTGCGTGCTACTGGAGAAGCTGGGCCTTGCCACCATCCAGCGCGACTACCTCATCCCGCGCCCGCCCAGGGAGCACTCCGTGGAAGCACAGGTCCAATCCTGACCACCCAGGCCGTAGAGAAGCCGAAGCTGCGGGGCGTGCTGCACCAGTTCGCCGCCGTGGGCGCGCTCGGAGCGGGCCTGGTGCTCGTCTCCATGGCGCCCACGCCCCGGGCCGCCGCCGCGGCGGCGCTGTATGCCCTCAGCCTGGTGGTGCTGTTCACCGTCAGCGCCACCTACCACCGCGTGGACTGGTCCACGCGCGGGCGGGCGTGGATGCGGCGCATGGACCATGCGTCCATCTTCATCCTCATCGCGGGCACGTACACGCCCATCGCGCTGATTGGCATCTCCGGCGCGGCGGGTGACAGCCTGCTGCTGGCCATCTGGGGCGGGGCGCTCGTCGGGGTGGTGAAGTCCCTGTTCTGGGCCCATGCACCCAAGGTGGTGACGGCGGCGCTGGCCGTCGCGGTAGGCTGGACGCTGGTGCCCTACCTGGACGAGGCACGCGCCACGCTCGGCGCGCTGGAGCTGACGCTCATCCTCGCGGGCGGCGTCGCGTACACGGCGGGAGCGCTCGCGTACGCCTTGAAGCGGCCCGACCTGAAGCCCGGCGTCTTCGGCTACCACGAGGTGTTCCACGCGCTCACCATCGTCGGTGCGGGGCTCCATTTCGTGGTGGTGCTGCGGCTCGTCCGCGCGGCGGCCCCCCTGGCGGGGTGACGGCGGCGGGAAGCCGCTGCTGCGACAGGCGCCGCGAAGAGGCCGACGGCCCGGTAGGGTGGCCCCGGCCTCAGCGCTCCTGTCCCGCCGCGTGCAACTGCACACGCACGCGCTGGGGAGCGCCGCTCGTGGACAGCTCCACCAGTGACTGCCCGGCCCGTCCGTCCGCCGTGCTCGCCCGCAGGACGTAGCGGCCCGGGGTGAACGGCCCCAGCTCGAAGGTCCCTTCCGCCGCGCGGACCCG
This DNA window, taken from Pyxidicoccus xibeiensis, encodes the following:
- a CDS encoding serine/threonine protein kinase is translated as MAVPFGKYELLRKIASGGMGQIFLAREHGTGFERLVVLKLILPHLAEDDEFLSMFLDEAGLVARLTHPNLITILDLTEIEGRHCLAMEYVQGDDLRRLDKFSRAQSRPMPVGLILRVIADAAAGLHYAHEARDAQGKPLRLVHRDVSPQNILVGFDGGVKVIDFGVAKAATSSQNTATGVLKGKYPYMSPEQASGQAIDARSDLFALGVVMWELLTGKRLFKGDSDMMTLRLVKDCVVPRPSQLNPKLPPGLDEVVLKALAPTPDARYPDCGAFRLALEDYTLNLRLPSSSAHLSAYLREVYAERIATEADPAKLDQLAEDSDLDSRSNSSMSGVGGGPRSSASRALGRSVQGPGPATRSRQAGSPPPPPQQLEKTRGTAPLARPPEEPRRVPWVPVAAAGVGLLLAGAAVVFLRTPAEATPVVQPAQPQPVVAVPHTPEPLPTKVPTQDRPQAVAGVELPVITEPPGATVSVNGEERGETPLRLKLAPGDGPVSVTLALNGYEPVTRQVSPTDDELRLELRRQAGKANGGKKHTGSGQGGNLGIKTGR
- the trhA gene encoding PAQR family membrane homeostasis protein TrhA — its product is MTTQAVEKPKLRGVLHQFAAVGALGAGLVLVSMAPTPRAAAAAALYALSLVVLFTVSATYHRVDWSTRGRAWMRRMDHASIFILIAGTYTPIALIGISGAAGDSLLLAIWGGALVGVVKSLFWAHAPKVVTAALAVAVGWTLVPYLDEARATLGALELTLILAGGVAYTAGALAYALKRPDLKPGVFGYHEVFHALTIVGAGLHFVVVLRLVRAAAPLAG
- a CDS encoding HEAT repeat domain-containing protein; amino-acid sequence: MLRPSIFRASTLGLLALTLCPLLPLPAAAQQEAPALRPQACSVGGLMDSIRRGLGSKSEAYKKYLRTLLRESAVTLPDAELRAAFERETDPVMVEHLAAALVARTERGADPGAMGVVARRIQQERDPALRVASLRALRRTSATENTGELYEQLVRDASPEVRQEAATNLIEDNQFVYSGHHGPAADAAVGAAAASTDPKVTARILDNVSTEHISAESTDQLKSLLRSDDAQVRRAAVNALGGVPTEQMGGARETLLAMYRGEQDSGVRKLLLQSLAQLGFAGAIPDLQRLRGVDPALAPEVDAWIRVLGMGLQEWSLILREKQRLQQAP
- a CDS encoding glutathione S-transferase family protein; its protein translation is MKLYFNPRSRATIAKWLLDEAGAKYELVPIDLGKREHKTPEYLKINPAGKLPALVDGAARVFEGPAICIYVADKYPEANLAPKIGAPERGRYLSLLVYATAQVEPSVGDHLMKQQTAPQRGWTDYESMLNAVESELGDGPWLFGDWFTAADVMLGSMFIWMRIQGAKTGRATIDAYVDRLMARPKGLKVG
- a CDS encoding alkaline phosphatase D family protein, coding for MTTGVPQLERAVAVGRVSPRGARLWMRSPGGGTHRLELWLAAVPSERVTYAVDMGDRAHADHTFAFAFPDDVPGARPLEPVTRYGFRLSRADGVLVGEGRFETLPARPGQMPRRFCIGVASCHQPFDMNGELHELGVRMLRLARTAWERCDVKLVLWAGDQLYADFPENQSLFDPEYFKTVGPPGRESMLECTHDEARAVYHGRYRRNWGHPDWLALQALFPGYPILDDHEVVDNYGSLPEHHTKQWRHVRDAAEAAYRDYQHSRVQAFRPGDEGPYDYSFEYGAAAGYVLDVRSERRSTDGDHARVFAPHQLEHFSTWLNANADAPVLFIMLSVPPFFMPSWLSRVARYVPGSFREDAHDRWMHPQYRTDRCRMLELIKRHQQHHPRQQVVLVCGDVHVGYAARCDWRTQPPTSLHQFVSSSITHKMSSMDWHLARHIPRTHFAMSDLDGDRARIHLLGGSMARVLQQPVGGLNVGTIEVDLDGDRARLNFKLYGEDEDQPDEPKLLFESGFQ
- a CDS encoding TetR/AcrR family transcriptional regulator, with product MAAKKRLTAAERRVQLMEVGRGVFASHGYEATSIEEVAQQAGVSKPIVYEHFGAKEGLYAAIVDREMDDLVARMSESISQGSPRERFEAAVLAFMTYAKEEPAGFAVLTRDSPLSTARRGLTRVIDDLAQRVGDIFRSEFERAGFNPKVAPIYANALVGMVTQVGQWWAADGRSFSIDHVARHVAALGWMGLRHLPKEPDSPGARLGAKRRG
- a CDS encoding fatty acid desaturase, which gives rise to MYLALCGAVFLAAYLLNILTITVGYHRGLAHKAVRLHPALKRVVIVGGNWLTGLDPKAWVVMHRLHHEHSDTPLDPHSPVNVGILGIGMEQLRNYKRVIIGLAREEPEYTRYAKDLDFPLNALNRTKRWYLPYLLHAAVGLGLGFGIGWLLGAAYFFGMMSHPVQGGLVNSLGHAVGGRNFDTDDNSRNNHLAAWLIFGEGFQNNHHRYPGSASFSYRRHEIDMGYGACVLLEKLGLATIQRDYLIPRPPREHSVEAQVQS